Within Anopheles ziemanni chromosome 2, idAnoZiCoDA_A2_x.2, whole genome shotgun sequence, the genomic segment TCATCATTGCAGGCGCATCTTTAGTCCGGCCGCCCTGTCCAACACGATGGCCACGCCGGAGACGATGGGTCGGCGGCGCAAGAAGCGTACGTCCATCGAAACCTCGGTCCGGGTGGCGCTCGAAAAGGCATTCCTTGTCAACTGCAAGCCGACCAGCGAGGAAATCTCCACCCTGGCCGACAACCTGTGCATGGAGAAGGAGGTGGTACGTGTGTGGTTCTGCAACCGGcggcaaaaggaaaagcgcATCAATCCACCGAACGGCATGGAGAGCCCTACGCACTCTTCGGCCAGCGGGGAACTGTTCCCCGTGTCCAACCTCGTGCCCGGTCTGCCCTCGCCGTCGTCCGGGTCCGGCGGAGGACACTACACCTCCCATCATGCTAGCTCCGGCATCAAGCAGGAATGACCACCGGTCACCGAACGGGCCACGGTTTGGTCACCAGCGAGGGACCAACAGACGCCCGGCTACGGTCTGCTGCAGTGAAAAGGATTTCAAACCCggcaacaaacacatccgcaACATATCAGCAACTCGATGTGTCCGGCCGGAGGACGTGCTTCGGCTTTCCGCGCGAGGGTTCGCCACTTCCGAGAAGTTCCGCGATCCATTCCTCAAGCAAACCGTCGGCACGCCGCTAGTAAGTATCACAAGGACGTCCCGTGCATGCAACAAAAGGCAAATAATCCAAGAGAGAAGTAGAGAGGAGCTAGAAGAATATAGTCAGAATATAGAAAACAGATAAATACATAATAATGAAATTCATACATCATTGctgtaaaacattttctccTTGAAACACAGGCACAGAGAAGATGGAATTAATGATAACACGTAAAAAATAAGCATGAACTAGAGTATACCAGGGCGATAGGTTAAATCCAGAAAAATACTTTACCGAATTGAACCAGCTTTCCATTCGATAAACTATTGTTCAAGGATTTATGGTTCCAGGAAGGGTAACCCTTAAGCGAGATCCTCGACCTGTAATGCCTCGAGATGTAAATATGATAGTTATAAATGTAAGGCGGAgatttaaaacaacaacaaaaaaagatgtAAACGACTACAAAGAGACTCTAACAAAACTGTTTAGGCCACAACAAAAGTATGTCAGGATATGGAATGTTTCTCTCGTTCAACCGACACAAACTCgctttgatttttccatttttctgcaACAAATCCAATCCATGTTCCTACCTTTAGTGTCTTTACTTTTGTTTGCTACACTATCATTTTGAAGTACAATTCATTGACTGGCTTAGTACagttttctttcaaaacacTGGTTAGGAAGAAAACGGATTAAACACAACTGTATCATGAccatacaagaaaaaaacgggaCGCAAGTAATAAGCGATATCCAAAGAACCTTAGATTATAAAAATACTGAAGGCACAAGAAGACATACTGattaaacagaaacaaacagaaaaagtgttaaaatgGCAACAACGCTTCATTAACGTCTGAGCGAATGAATAGTATAGAAAGGTATGTTGCTACAAAGAGGCTCTTAATGTAGATTGCGAGTACTGGTGTAGAAACGCCACAACAACGTGTTCTGCACATCGCAGTAAAGCAGCTCGCagcatcatttttttttctcactcacTGCGGTGGTGTCTTCCAAGAAACAGCAATAGAAGAGAACAGGTAATTTAGATCCCCCTTAATTCCCCCCCGTCTTTAACACACGTCCACAAACACACTCCCAATAATCGAAGCGGATTAATGTTCCTAATCAACTACGGATACGGTAGGGTATGCAGATGAGATTGTATAGAGAGTCCTTTACTGATGGTGGAAGGTGAAAACATTACAATACGGAAAAGCGGGAGTTGATTGATAGCAGAATGGAAAATCACGTACCGTATCGCAAGATAGTCACGATACGATCTTCGTCATTTTCCCGCGTCATAGAACCCGGAACAGGTGCAACAATACATTCTTCCGCCGCCGGAAGATAGATAggtattatttaatttgttacaGTTTACTACCCACTTCTCTACATTCGTGGTCCTTTCGGTTTGTCCATTGTCCCCATTTGTTCAATGGCGCTTACTCAATGGTTTAGAAATGATTTGAAATAGTTACAattattgattgattttcattaCCATTAATACAACTATTCCGGCATATCATTATAATTTCGTTTGGTCGTAATAAAcaacttcttttcttttgtttgtagtGCGTAGCAGGAGATAGTTATTTTTTCGTTGGAAAAATGAATATGATAAACCGATCACTGTTGAATGGTTATGAAATATTTGTGTGgatgtgaaaaaaataaacgaagaTTAAAAAAACGCACATGGTTCAGGGCAGTAAACGTCGTAATAAATTTGCTGGTAAACGATAAggtaattaaacaaaacacatgtATATAGTTAACCAAATATATGACAAAAGGAATGTGGCGCGCGATTtagagaaaacaaataaacagaaattAGACGATGAAAACGATTGAAAtcttaataaaattatgtaaaaaaaaaatctaccgATGTCGGTTTCAACAGTTTCACGTGGAATGCTTTTGAAAATATCTACAATGGCGCCATCTATGTGTGAGAGAGGTAAACTAAATTATCCTTTTTCAgaaaattccttccgttggAAGCAACCAATGATAccaatgaaacaaatttaactTGAAAAGATACAATACAGAACTatatttcctctttttttttatacaaatacaTGCTTCATTCACGAACGTTGGTATATTTAACTCCACAACTCGTCTACAACACCACTCAAATTATCGACTTCTTTCGTCCTTTCCGTGCTCGTGACCACGTACGACGGGAGACCTTGTGCGTACTCTTCGTATCGTGACACTTGTCCGCCATCCCATCTGCATGATGTGCAAAGCTTGACCGTCGTTAACTTATCCGATATCTGGGGATTATTGTTTTTTCACTCTCAACGCAAAAGCATGCATTAAACGATCTACGGACACTCGTCCATAGGTTCGAAGCTTGGTTGTGATTgatgttggtggttggttttgATTATTCATAGTTTCATAAAGTTATACTGTCCGCTAATTTGTATCGGTTGCactatttgtgtgtgtatatgttaGCATTGCGTGACAACAACTCATCCTTTCTTATctactcgttttttttttattattattttgttgtggTAAATAGGTTCTGTCGCTATTGCATTGGAATCTTTCTTATCTGCTTCTTAGTTACATCCATCGGCGTCCATCGTATCGATTAGATTCGAGAGTGTCATTTGCATGACCGATCCCTTCTTTTGGGAGtcattacttttctttttccgctgTATTTTGGTGTATACTATCTACCATTCTATTCGCCATTTCCACCTTCGGGTACGGTTTTACACTACTACGGTTGTTCAGGCTCCAGAATCGATCCTCTTGACTTTTTCAAACGTAAAATGACGCAAATTTTGTCACATCCACCTACTATTGCACAGATCAACACGAATTCTATCGTCGTATTTGGCTTACTGGAGAGGTGCGTTCGTATGCTATTGGTTTCTTATGTTTTCTGCTATGTGCTTCCCATCTCTCAGTCCCATTAGTCCCATAATATATATCCATCTTTCTGCATTCAGTTTAACCTTCCCTCTGAGACGAAACCAGCTTCTCTGTTATCTCACAcccattataaaaataaattgcttcGGTTTCGGCATCCGTTAGAATTGTATTACATTATGACAGCCGCTTGTAGCTCTACTCTCCCCTCCACGGTCCCTGGAATCTAAAGGAAGATTATCTCACTCTCGTCGCCCTATGTCGAACTTTCGTTTatcgattgtttgtttgtttgttcctaGTCTACGGAAACTTCGTTGGCTGGATGGAAAGGAGAGCGGAATATATGGATCATCGATGGAGCTCGAGCTCGATCACGAAACGCTGCGCTGCGTAAACCAAGGTAAGTTTCAAACCTTTCCCCAGCAATGTGCACGCGCGAGCGCTTGGAGTTAGTAATTTCTTTGGAAATCATCAAAACTTATAGAAACCTACCCCTCCTCCTTTCGAACGTACCAATTGATTGTGTTTGACGTTACGTTTGAAGCGTAATCTGATGGTGGGAACGATTGCGGCAAAGAAAAGGAAGGGCTTGCAACTTCCCAATACATATGCTGAATTTATGCTGCCCCAAACAACTGTTGTGCTAcgatagaaaagaaaacatttcgctcctacccacacacacacacactctctttGCTTGGTCGGTATAAAAAGCTATGAACGTAACTTTATATTATCTGTTATCTTCTCTAAGGATCCACATGGAAGCCACAAACGTGCGCACACACACCGGTTGCCTGAAGGAATATACGAGCTCGTAGTTGGATGGTTCAGTCGATGGACCCACTGGTTCAATCTGAAACCCCATATGCTAAACTATTAACTCTATTACATGCTTGTTCTCTGCTTCGTCATGATCGTCGCCAGTGTGGTTCCTTGAGAGTGTTATGTGGCAACGAATGAATTTATCATCATTCTGGTGCTTTATGTCCTCCATTTCTAGTGagtgtttgaaattatgttTCAATGTTGAACCTTTCACTGTTGGTAATGGAACAAAATGGATGCTCCCTCTAAAAGAGCCGTTAGCGGCACTTGCCATAAAAAATCTTCCCTTTAACCACGAAACGAGCCATTTGCTCACCGTTTTTTCCCACTTAGAGCCTTTCCTCTTAAGCCTATACTTCTGAGCCTATTTGCCTTGCCACATTTAAATGAGTTCGCATACAGCTCATACTGTGAAAAGATTGGTGGAGGCAGAAtataacacattttaaaatcacttAAACTAAATGACTTGGAACGTACAGGTAAATCTACAGTTGTTTACACAAAATACTTAATATAGCCTGTACAGTTAAATAATAACTAGCAGCACATACAAACGAGAAGAAATCGAATACTCCTACTGGGGCTCGTGCTGTTTTATCAGGATCTTCCTTCCACGGCCAATGGTTTGTGCCTGTGCCTGGGCCTGGTAGACGGGCCCTTGTGCTTTAGCGCGTGTTGTGCCATCTCGATCGAGATGGAAGCGTTGGCCGTAATGACGACgaataaacataaaatggaTTGCATCAGCAAGCGTTCGTTAATTCACTCGTCGATAAACTCCACGTGGGTGAAGGGAAAATGGCCAATCTTTCCCTTCAGTTCTCCTTCCCACTGGCCGTTTATGTTCGTTTTCAGCACTTTGATGACGTCGCCAACGCTTAGCTTGAGAGCCGTTTCGTCGTATGCGTTCGGGACGCGCTCCTGTTTGACCCGGGCAAGGGCCGGAAGCTGACGGTTCAGATTCGATTTGAAAATGTTGGAATTTTCCGAATGGTGCATTCCTCCCGctggatggtgatgatggccaACACCGCCACCACCCGAATTAGGTCGTTCAATTATGTTCTCCTCATATCGCGTTACGTACGGGACCGGAATCTGTCCCGTTTGGCCCTGCGCGTTACGGGCAGTCCACCATTGATCTTCGTCCTTGCTGATGATGTACAGCACTTCCCCCTTCTTGAAGGGAAGATCGTCTGGATCGCTTCCGTCAAAGTCGAACTTTCCTACCACCCGCTCGAGCCGGCGGACCATCGGCCTTCTCAGTGGCGTCGTGTCCAGATAGTGCAGCTTGTAGAACGACAGCAAATCCGGCAGATCGCCAAATGTTTGGTCTCCGATACGGTAAACAAAGCACTCCTCACCCGAGGGAATCTTGTTGATGATGTAGTGGCTAACTTTAGAATCTTCtcgcacacacaacacaaaatCGCCCGCGATGGTCGTACTATCTCGGACCAGAAACACTCCACTTTCACGCTCGTTCATCAGCAGATCCGTCGCATCCTGTCTGGACATTGCCCCAAAGTACcagctcgatcgatcgaacacATCGAAGGATGCCATTATTGTGCACTGCTTATTCCGCCCTTCTGGGTGCTTCGTGTGCGTTTCGTATCCTAAACAGAGGGGAAAAAACCAAAGTACTGTATCAATCGCGTCGAATGGCTTTCACAAGCACACCCGTCAACAATGTCCCTCAAAGCAGAGAATCGATGATTACTTTCAAGCACAATTTATCAGCAGCACACCGAAAATGAAGAGCCCGTAGTATCTACGCTACTTCATTAAATCCTGTTTAGAAAACCCTTTTCGTTCGgtctagtgttggcagaatcgggattcggaagacccGCAGATTCAATCCCTACACGGACTCaaatgattcgaatcccaacttgacagattttaaagatttgattctATTGGGATTCGAGtcagatttgatttttttgggACCAAAATGGAACGCTGGTTAGAATGGATTAGACATAGATTGAGTTTGTTTGCGCGATTTGTAACTTGGGCTCTAGAAAAATTCTTGGATAATGGATTTGactcgaaagattcgaatccctgcagggatttaattttcccaccactagtTCGAACCGATCTGATTTTTCTTGACGTACCAACCAAGGTTGGCCAAAGTAATGAGAAACGACAGTCTTCTGTTATGAAACCAAAACTATTCTCGCTGAACATGGAACTTCTAGTTGCCTTTTAATTGCCATCGATATCGATCATGCAAATTAGGCACGAGAATCCATcaaaatgtaaagaaaatgaaacttgTTTGACACAACCTTCCGTCGCTAAAACGTAGCCACCTTGGTTGACAAATGCTTAAAAATGTGACACCTATTCCATGTTTTTTAAGAAGTAAATTCATTTATTCGTTGGTATTATCGTAAAATTGTTCTCCAGGGATTCAAATATAATCCTTCCTCAATTCTGACCATTTACAGATGGTGTATCTTTATCCAAACGTAACGGCATTTTCAAAGCAATCGATGATTGGTAAATTGCATACATTTCGGCGTTTAAGCGCCGCTTCCGTTGGGCAGAACGACGCCCTTTCACTAACTTCCGCATTCGGATCTTAAATTCTTATTCGATCGACTCCGAGCGCTACACAAGCAACGAACAATTATCGTTGATGAAGTAAAGATTC encodes:
- the LOC131282496 gene encoding adapter molecule Crk isoform X1, whose translation is MASFDVFDRSSWYFGAMSRQDATDLLMNERESGVFLVRDSTTIAGDFVLCVREDSKVSHYIINKIPSGEECFVYRIGDQTFGDLPDLLSFYKLHYLDTTPLRRPMVRRLERVVGKFDFDGSDPDDLPFKKGEVLYIISKDEDQWWTARNAQGQTGQIPVPYVTRYEENIIERPNSGGGGVGHHHHPAGGMHHSENSNIFKSNLNRQLPALARVKQERVPNAYDETALKLSVGDVIKVLKTNINGQWEGELKGKIGHFPFTHVEFIDE
- the LOC131282496 gene encoding adapter molecule Crk isoform X2, which produces MASFDVFDRSSWYFGAMSRQDATDLLMNERESGVFLVRDSTTIAGDFVLCECFVYRIGDQTFGDLPDLLSFYKLHYLDTTPLRRPMVRRLERVVGKFDFDGSDPDDLPFKKGEVLYIISKDEDQWWTARNAQGQTGQIPVPYVTRYEENIIERPNSGGGGVGHHHHPAGGMHHSENSNIFKSNLNRQLPALARVKQERVPNAYDETALKLSVGDVIKVLKTNINGQWEGELKGKIGHFPFTHVEFIDE